Proteins from a single region of Cydia splendana chromosome 9, ilCydSple1.2, whole genome shotgun sequence:
- the LOC134793586 gene encoding protein FAM13A isoform X3: MAAPECEREARKRRERRDSGCAHERKERRPHSEERAPPPPPPPPLHDYNRLESERRAERLSRARRPQFGGKRRRAPARQHKQPKENELEDVRTATPPHLDFTLLQKPQLCEEPETLDAGALGVSAAENAAAAERMRRDERIVAPHSRRDQPAPDRRLDKINKKISVLKKNITKHEAEYEAKHGYAITPGERITDVQLTRMYETLRRLQAEKRCIKADPVEYALKLQAAKQQKERDDKLDEALKSEKAMTEVVRDIEEWLEGCRQAAGRLTSAEGSWTSAQLAAEKSCVQRALLRLEAARGRPPAHSAERGAARHLYERYRAVKRALASSRPDAVGGVNGELATIHEHEAMLFNTSVDSSSDSQEKPSDSSQETTETPLQSPPTRDGEEPPSSTSSAKSGTTSEEATPSNEGLHCLGLEDLARALGEAKLQKCVLRRSIKEYEISFELQNSRKVQRDDKKGREEEYLRYKAVKARIKLINALINKQKTLNF, from the exons ATGGCAGCGCCCGAGTGTGAGCGGGAGGCGCGCAAGCGACGCGAGCGGCGCGACTCTGGCTGCGCTCACGAGCGGAAAGAGAGGCGGCCGCACAGCGAAGAGCGAGCGCCACCACCGCCACCTCCACCACCACTACACGACTATAACCGCCTTGAG TCCGAGCGACGCGCCGAGCGGTTGTCGCGCGCTCGTCGCCCGCAGTTCGGCGGCAAGCGGAGGCGCGCGCCCGCCCGCCAGCACAAGCAACCCAAAGAGAACGAACTCGAAGACGTGCGGACCGCCACCCCGCCGCACTTGGACTTCACCCTGTTGCAGAAACCACAAC TATGTGAGGAGCCAGAGACCCTAGATGCGGGCGCACTCGGCGTGTCGGCGGCGGAGAACGCGGCGGCAGCCGAGCGCATGCGTCGGGACGAGCGCATCGTGGCGCCGCACTCGCGCCGCGACCAGCCGGCGCCTGACCGCCGCCTCGACAAGATCAACAAGAAG ATCAGCGTGCTCAAAAAGAACATTACGAAGCACGAGGCCGAATACGAAGCAAAGCACGGCTACGCCATCACGCCTGGCGAGCGCATCACTGACGTGCAACTCACGCGCATGTACGAGACGCTGCGGCGGCTCCAGGCGGAGAAGCGGTGCATCAAAGCGGACCCTGTCGAGTACGCGCTCAAGCTACAGGCCGCTAAGCAGCAGAAAGAGAGAGATGATAAGCTGGACGAGGCGCTGAAGAGTGAGAAAGCTATGACTGAGGTTGTGAGGGATATTGAGGAG TGGTTGGAAGGTTGTCGCCAAGCAGCAGGACGGCTCACTAGCGCCGAGGGCTCATGGACGAGCGCGCAGCTGGCGGCCGAGAAGTCTTGCGTGCAGCGAGCACTGCTACGACTCGAGGCGGCGCGCGGCCGCCCGCCGGCGCACTCCGCCGAGCGCGGCGCCGCCCGGCACCTGTACGAGAGATATAGGGCCGTCAAGCGGGCGCTGGCCTCCTCTAGACCGGATGCG GTCGGTGGAGTGAACGGGGAGTTGGCGACGATACACGAGCATGAGGCGATGCTGTTCAACACCAGCGTGGACAGCTCCAGCGACAGCCAAGAAAAACCTTCCGACTCTTCACAG GAGACAACAGAAACGCCTCTCCAGTCGCCACCTACTCGCGACGGCGAAGAGCCGCCCTCCTCCACCTCGTCCGCCAAGTCTGGCACCACCAGCGAGGAGGCTACACCGTCCAACGAGGGCCTGCACTGCCTCGGCCTCGAAGACTTGGCCAGAGCTCTTGGAGAAGCAAAACTACAGAAATGT gtattgCGAAGGAGCATAAAAGAGTACGAAATAAGCTTTGAACTCCAAAACAGTAGGAAGGTCCAGCGCGACGACAAGAAGGGCCGCGAAGAGGAATATCTCCGCTACAAGGCAGTGAAGGCAAGAATAAAACTTATCAATGCCCTCATCAACAAACAAAAGACTTTAAACTTTTGA
- the LOC134793586 gene encoding protein FAM13A isoform X1, which yields MVQLESLQGYGHESECSSERPVVITGPGWRAQCCERERERERARNADEMAAPECEREARKRRERRDSGCAHERKERRPHSEERAPPPPPPPPLHDYNRLESERRAERLSRARRPQFGGKRRRAPARQHKQPKENELEDVRTATPPHLDFTLLQKPQLCEEPETLDAGALGVSAAENAAAAERMRRDERIVAPHSRRDQPAPDRRLDKINKKISVLKKNITKHEAEYEAKHGYAITPGERITDVQLTRMYETLRRLQAEKRCIKADPVEYALKLQAAKQQKERDDKLDEALKSEKAMTEVVRDIEEWLEGCRQAAGRLTSAEGSWTSAQLAAEKSCVQRALLRLEAARGRPPAHSAERGAARHLYERYRAVKRALASSRPDAVGGVNGELATIHEHEAMLFNTSVDSSSDSQEKPSDSSQETTETPLQSPPTRDGEEPPSSTSSAKSGTTSEEATPSNEGLHCLGLEDLARALGEAKLQKCVLRRSIKEYEISFELQNSRKVQRDDKKGREEEYLRYKAVKARIKLINALINKQKTLNF from the exons ATGGTACAATTGGAAAGTCTGCAG GGTTACGGGCACGAAAGCGAGTGCTCGAGCGAGCGGCCCGTTGTTATAACTGGCCCCGGGTGGCGTGCGCAGTGCTGCGAGCGGGAGCGGGAGCGTGAGCGAGCGCGGAACGCGGACGAGATGGCAGCGCCCGAGTGTGAGCGGGAGGCGCGCAAGCGACGCGAGCGGCGCGACTCTGGCTGCGCTCACGAGCGGAAAGAGAGGCGGCCGCACAGCGAAGAGCGAGCGCCACCACCGCCACCTCCACCACCACTACACGACTATAACCGCCTTGAG TCCGAGCGACGCGCCGAGCGGTTGTCGCGCGCTCGTCGCCCGCAGTTCGGCGGCAAGCGGAGGCGCGCGCCCGCCCGCCAGCACAAGCAACCCAAAGAGAACGAACTCGAAGACGTGCGGACCGCCACCCCGCCGCACTTGGACTTCACCCTGTTGCAGAAACCACAAC TATGTGAGGAGCCAGAGACCCTAGATGCGGGCGCACTCGGCGTGTCGGCGGCGGAGAACGCGGCGGCAGCCGAGCGCATGCGTCGGGACGAGCGCATCGTGGCGCCGCACTCGCGCCGCGACCAGCCGGCGCCTGACCGCCGCCTCGACAAGATCAACAAGAAG ATCAGCGTGCTCAAAAAGAACATTACGAAGCACGAGGCCGAATACGAAGCAAAGCACGGCTACGCCATCACGCCTGGCGAGCGCATCACTGACGTGCAACTCACGCGCATGTACGAGACGCTGCGGCGGCTCCAGGCGGAGAAGCGGTGCATCAAAGCGGACCCTGTCGAGTACGCGCTCAAGCTACAGGCCGCTAAGCAGCAGAAAGAGAGAGATGATAAGCTGGACGAGGCGCTGAAGAGTGAGAAAGCTATGACTGAGGTTGTGAGGGATATTGAGGAG TGGTTGGAAGGTTGTCGCCAAGCAGCAGGACGGCTCACTAGCGCCGAGGGCTCATGGACGAGCGCGCAGCTGGCGGCCGAGAAGTCTTGCGTGCAGCGAGCACTGCTACGACTCGAGGCGGCGCGCGGCCGCCCGCCGGCGCACTCCGCCGAGCGCGGCGCCGCCCGGCACCTGTACGAGAGATATAGGGCCGTCAAGCGGGCGCTGGCCTCCTCTAGACCGGATGCG GTCGGTGGAGTGAACGGGGAGTTGGCGACGATACACGAGCATGAGGCGATGCTGTTCAACACCAGCGTGGACAGCTCCAGCGACAGCCAAGAAAAACCTTCCGACTCTTCACAG GAGACAACAGAAACGCCTCTCCAGTCGCCACCTACTCGCGACGGCGAAGAGCCGCCCTCCTCCACCTCGTCCGCCAAGTCTGGCACCACCAGCGAGGAGGCTACACCGTCCAACGAGGGCCTGCACTGCCTCGGCCTCGAAGACTTGGCCAGAGCTCTTGGAGAAGCAAAACTACAGAAATGT gtattgCGAAGGAGCATAAAAGAGTACGAAATAAGCTTTGAACTCCAAAACAGTAGGAAGGTCCAGCGCGACGACAAGAAGGGCCGCGAAGAGGAATATCTCCGCTACAAGGCAGTGAAGGCAAGAATAAAACTTATCAATGCCCTCATCAACAAACAAAAGACTTTAAACTTTTGA
- the LOC134793586 gene encoding protein FAM13A isoform X2, translating to MVQLESLQCCERERERERARNADEMAAPECEREARKRRERRDSGCAHERKERRPHSEERAPPPPPPPPLHDYNRLESERRAERLSRARRPQFGGKRRRAPARQHKQPKENELEDVRTATPPHLDFTLLQKPQLCEEPETLDAGALGVSAAENAAAAERMRRDERIVAPHSRRDQPAPDRRLDKINKKISVLKKNITKHEAEYEAKHGYAITPGERITDVQLTRMYETLRRLQAEKRCIKADPVEYALKLQAAKQQKERDDKLDEALKSEKAMTEVVRDIEEWLEGCRQAAGRLTSAEGSWTSAQLAAEKSCVQRALLRLEAARGRPPAHSAERGAARHLYERYRAVKRALASSRPDAVGGVNGELATIHEHEAMLFNTSVDSSSDSQEKPSDSSQETTETPLQSPPTRDGEEPPSSTSSAKSGTTSEEATPSNEGLHCLGLEDLARALGEAKLQKCVLRRSIKEYEISFELQNSRKVQRDDKKGREEEYLRYKAVKARIKLINALINKQKTLNF from the exons ATGGTACAATTGGAAAGTCTGCAG TGCTGCGAGCGGGAGCGGGAGCGTGAGCGAGCGCGGAACGCGGACGAGATGGCAGCGCCCGAGTGTGAGCGGGAGGCGCGCAAGCGACGCGAGCGGCGCGACTCTGGCTGCGCTCACGAGCGGAAAGAGAGGCGGCCGCACAGCGAAGAGCGAGCGCCACCACCGCCACCTCCACCACCACTACACGACTATAACCGCCTTGAG TCCGAGCGACGCGCCGAGCGGTTGTCGCGCGCTCGTCGCCCGCAGTTCGGCGGCAAGCGGAGGCGCGCGCCCGCCCGCCAGCACAAGCAACCCAAAGAGAACGAACTCGAAGACGTGCGGACCGCCACCCCGCCGCACTTGGACTTCACCCTGTTGCAGAAACCACAAC TATGTGAGGAGCCAGAGACCCTAGATGCGGGCGCACTCGGCGTGTCGGCGGCGGAGAACGCGGCGGCAGCCGAGCGCATGCGTCGGGACGAGCGCATCGTGGCGCCGCACTCGCGCCGCGACCAGCCGGCGCCTGACCGCCGCCTCGACAAGATCAACAAGAAG ATCAGCGTGCTCAAAAAGAACATTACGAAGCACGAGGCCGAATACGAAGCAAAGCACGGCTACGCCATCACGCCTGGCGAGCGCATCACTGACGTGCAACTCACGCGCATGTACGAGACGCTGCGGCGGCTCCAGGCGGAGAAGCGGTGCATCAAAGCGGACCCTGTCGAGTACGCGCTCAAGCTACAGGCCGCTAAGCAGCAGAAAGAGAGAGATGATAAGCTGGACGAGGCGCTGAAGAGTGAGAAAGCTATGACTGAGGTTGTGAGGGATATTGAGGAG TGGTTGGAAGGTTGTCGCCAAGCAGCAGGACGGCTCACTAGCGCCGAGGGCTCATGGACGAGCGCGCAGCTGGCGGCCGAGAAGTCTTGCGTGCAGCGAGCACTGCTACGACTCGAGGCGGCGCGCGGCCGCCCGCCGGCGCACTCCGCCGAGCGCGGCGCCGCCCGGCACCTGTACGAGAGATATAGGGCCGTCAAGCGGGCGCTGGCCTCCTCTAGACCGGATGCG GTCGGTGGAGTGAACGGGGAGTTGGCGACGATACACGAGCATGAGGCGATGCTGTTCAACACCAGCGTGGACAGCTCCAGCGACAGCCAAGAAAAACCTTCCGACTCTTCACAG GAGACAACAGAAACGCCTCTCCAGTCGCCACCTACTCGCGACGGCGAAGAGCCGCCCTCCTCCACCTCGTCCGCCAAGTCTGGCACCACCAGCGAGGAGGCTACACCGTCCAACGAGGGCCTGCACTGCCTCGGCCTCGAAGACTTGGCCAGAGCTCTTGGAGAAGCAAAACTACAGAAATGT gtattgCGAAGGAGCATAAAAGAGTACGAAATAAGCTTTGAACTCCAAAACAGTAGGAAGGTCCAGCGCGACGACAAGAAGGGCCGCGAAGAGGAATATCTCCGCTACAAGGCAGTGAAGGCAAGAATAAAACTTATCAATGCCCTCATCAACAAACAAAAGACTTTAAACTTTTGA